The sequence AAACCAACGGCTCCCGAGCCGCCGGCGCGGTCACCTTCAACATCGTGACTGCCGTCTTCACACGCGGTGGCGGTGCCGCCGTGGAGGGCGCGGGCAAGGCGGGCGCGCTGGCCAAGGGACTGTCCGTCGTCAGCAAGGTGGGCAGCGCCGTCGACCCGATGACCTACGTCATCAAGGGCGCAGGCGCGGGCCTGTCGAAGGTCGGCGACGTGATGGCCCACCTCAAGGGCCTCGGCCACGTCGAGACCCCGAAGATCTCCGAGGGCGCCTACAGCCTGCCCGAGGGCGCCGCCAAGATGCCGGACGGCACGATCCAGCTGCCCAAGGACGCCGCCATCCCGGAAGGGGCGACCAAACTCCCAGACGGCAGAATCAAGCTGCCCGAAGGCACGGTCACCCTCCCCGCGCACACGGTGAAGGACCCCTTCACGGGGAACTACACGGACGCCGCCGGCCACCTCTACAGCAAGGACGACGGCAGCCTCCTCCAGGACGCCAAGGACGCCCCCAAGGGCAAGCCCGCCCAACCCGCCTCGGGCGCGGACAGCCCGCGAATCGAGTCCCCGGCCCGCCAGGAACAGCGGGTTCCGGCTGGCGTCGGCGGACGGGGCGACGACTTCACACGCGTCGGCTCGGACATCTCCGACCCAGTGCGCACCGCGGACAACCTCCCGGCCGGCAACCCCGACACGACTGCAGGCGGCGCCGCGGGCCACGCTGCTGGTGGCCGCTCGGGCGACCACATGCCCACGAACGAGCTGGACAACGCCTCCCGCGGCGGTCGTGATAGCACGCCGCACACGGGCGGCAGCCGCCCGGACGCCCCGTCAACTGCCGACCATGCCCCTGGCACTAGCCATTCAGACGGTCCGTCGACAGGCGCCACCCACACCGACGGCCCAGGCACGAGCGGTGGCCACCACGAGCCCCCGCCCACGGGCGGCGTCCATCCGGGCGGCCAGGACGGCACGGCCCACGGCGCGGACAACGCGGCACACCGCGCAGAGTACGAGGCTGCCTGCGAGAAGCCGGCCGACGAGCGGACACCCGCAGAACGGGCTGCGATCACCCGCGAGCACGTTCGGCTCGCCAACGAGGATCCGGTCTGGCGCGCGGAGCACTACGACAAGTGGGGGCCCGGCTATCGCAACAGTGCCGAAGCGATGGTCGACGGCCAGCTCCTGCCGAAGCTCGTAGAGAAGCCGGGTGGCGGCTGGATGGCCGCCGACGAACTGCCCTCCGCGAACCCGGAGAAGTACCACCTCGACGACCTCAGACGGGGCCGGGACACGGTTGGTACGCAAGGCCACCTCAACCATCTCGATGACGTTTCGGCGAAGCGCGTAGCGGGCATGGACCTGACCAGCGCTGAAAGGGCCTACGAGAACCACCCGACCGATGAGAACGCGCAGGCACTGGCCGATGCGCAGGAGCAATTCAACAAGACGGTCGGCGAGGGCGTCTCCAACAACACCAAGCTTGGCGAAGCCCTCGGCGAGGAGGCCGCACGCCAGCACATGCTCCTGCAGAAGGAGTTCGGAGGCGCTCACGAGGTCACCGACCTGCCCGAGACGCCCAACGGCTCGAAGAGGTTCGACCAGCTCTGGCGTGACAAGGAAGGTAACCTCATCATCGTCGAGGCGAAGGGCCCGAACGCGCGACTGGACTGGCGCCAGGGCAACGGCGCGCTCGACAGGGGCACCATGGTGAAGCAGGGAACCATCGAGTACGTCCGCACTATCTGTGCCGATATGGAGCAGCGCGCCTTGGCGTCGCCGAAAGACGCCCAATACGCCAAGGAGATCAGAGCGGCTATCGAGAACAAGACCCTGCGCTACGTGCTCGTCCAGGCCACCGAGAACACCGGTAAGTATGCTGGCGCAGCGCTTAAGCATTTCAAGATCTTCTAAGGAGAAACGCGTTGGTCTCGAGCATCACCCGCCACCCCTTTCCCACAGGGAACGCGGAAGACGGCCTCGCTGTGCTCCAGGAGAACGCGCAGGAACTGATCGACGGTCTAGAGGCGGGCACCGCCAATCTGGGCGATGCTCTGGGCACCACGCTCACGCTGGCCGAGGCGCACTGCCTGATGGACCCACGGGCCGCGATCTTCCCCACATGGGACGCTTGGGTGAACGCGATGCAGGTCAGCTCCGCCCTGTTCGCCGCCGCGACCACGACCGACGAGCACGTGCAGTGCCGCATCGCACACAAGGACCGCACGCTCCGGGCCACCGGCCCGCAGTGGTATGTGCACCCGGGATCCTGGCTTAGCGCCTTCTATCTGGCGGTGGTGTGCCGGGAGAAGGACAGGATCACGGCCCTGTGCCGGGTGCCGCTGTCTCTGCTGAGGGAGAACGGCTCACGCTTCGGAGAGTACGACTACGCCTGGATCGACACCCTCCAGACTTATTGGCTCGGAGGCCAGGACCTCGTCCCGAAGCTGGTGGCCGCGGTCGACGCCACTGCCCCGGAAGCCGTCGACGACCCCGAGACGGTCGGCAAACTGCTGTACCCCCCAATGGAGATGTTCCACCGCTTCATCCGTAAGGACCAGGACGGCTTCAACAAGGCGCTGGACAACGCCCTCCAGTGGCACAAGCAGTACTGGAGCCAGGAGGAGCGAGCCCTCCAGATCTCGGGCCTCGTCGCCCTTGCCCCCCTCGCTATGGCCTGCATCGCCCACGACGCGGGCATGCCCATCGAGGTCGAGTCCGAGTACCTGCCCGCCGTCCTCATCAAGCGCAACTGGTGCGGAGAGTTCCCCACTTAGTGATCGTTTCAGAATGAGATCGTGATCTCGACTTCTCGGCGACGTAGATCTCGTTGATGCCACGGAACCGGTTGCTCTGCTTGCACGTTGCCTCGACAGGTCTATGAGAGGGAAGAGCCTTGTCGAGCTTGAGCTTCCCGCCGGTGCGGGCGGTCGGACGTGGGGCGACCTGGTACCGGGGCGACAGCCATATCCACTCCGTGCGCTCGGCCGGAGGAGAACTCACTCCGGAAGAGTTGGCGCTCCGAGCCCGCGCTGCCGGGCTCGACTTCATCGCGACGACAGAGCACAAAGCTGCTGCGGAACCCGGTGCATGGGGGCATCTGGCCGCCGATGACTTCTTGATTGTTCTCGGCCAGGAAGTGACCACGAAGACCGGGCACTGGCTCGCGCTCGGCCTTCGTCCCGGCCAGGCCGTCGACTGGAACTACGGGGTCAGAGACGGACTGATCGATCAGTGTCTGGACCAGGTCCATCGGGTGAGGGGCCTGTGCGTGGTGGCGCACCCGCATGCGCCCTATCCATCGGGCGACTTCATGTACTCCTTCCAGGGCTTCGATGTGGTGGAGGTATGGAACGGGCCATGGACTTCGGACCAGCCCTGGCAGGCTGACAACGAGGTCGCCCTGGCCGAATGGGGGCGGAGCCTCGCAGCCGACATTCAGACGGGTTCGTGGCGGCCGGCGATGGGCAACAGCGACACGC is a genomic window of Streptomyces sp. Edi2 containing:
- a CDS encoding immunity 49 family protein translates to MVSSITRHPFPTGNAEDGLAVLQENAQELIDGLEAGTANLGDALGTTLTLAEAHCLMDPRAAIFPTWDAWVNAMQVSSALFAAATTTDEHVQCRIAHKDRTLRATGPQWYVHPGSWLSAFYLAVVCREKDRITALCRVPLSLLRENGSRFGEYDYAWIDTLQTYWLGGQDLVPKLVAAVDATAPEAVDDPETVGKLLYPPMEMFHRFIRKDQDGFNKALDNALQWHKQYWSQEERALQISGLVALAPLAMACIAHDAGMPIEVESEYLPAVLIKRNWCGEFPT
- a CDS encoding CehA/McbA family metallohydrolase, which gives rise to MSFPPVRAVGRGATWYRGDSHIHSVRSAGGELTPEELALRARAAGLDFIATTEHKAAAEPGAWGHLAADDFLIVLGQEVTTKTGHWLALGLRPGQAVDWNYGVRDGLIDQCLDQVHRVRGLCVVAHPHAPYPSGDFMYSFQGFDVVEVWNGPWTSDQPWQADNEVALAEWGRSLAADIQTGSWRPAMGNSDTHLEGQIGIPHTVVFAEELSTEAILAGIRSGRSWIAESAAVEVSFTAHFEGRIAGVGERLTTHGGQVEVRAAVQGVPAATVSFHTDRGKVHRAAVPGDGAGVVQWYTTAEDAAFVRIEVRHPDGTVAALTNPIILF